In Gorilla gorilla gorilla isolate KB3781 chromosome 12, NHGRI_mGorGor1-v2.1_pri, whole genome shotgun sequence, the following are encoded in one genomic region:
- the COX7A2L gene encoding cytochrome c oxidase subunit 7A2-like, mitochondrial — MYYKFSGFTQKLAGAWASEAYSPQGLKPVVSTEAPPIIFATPTKLTSDSTVYDYAGKNKVPELQKFFQKADGVPVYLKRGLPDQMLYRTTMALTVGGTIYCLIALYMASQPKNK, encoded by the exons ATGTACTACAAGTTTAGTGGCTTCACGCAGAAGTTGGCAGGAGCATGGGCTTCGGAGGCCTATAGCCCGCAG GGATTAAAGCCTGTGGTTTCCACAGAAGCACCACCTATCATATTTGCCACACCAACTAAACTGACCTCCGATTCCACAGTGTATGATTATGCTGGGAAAAACAAAGTTCCAGAGCTACAAAAGTTTTTCCAG AAAGCTGATGGTGTGCCCGTCTACCTGAAACGAGGCCTGCCTGACCAAATGCTTTACCGGACCACCATGGCGCTGACTGTGGGAGGGACCATCTACTGCCTGATCGCCCTCTACATGGCTTCGCAGCCCAAAAACAAATGA